A region of the Acanthopagrus latus isolate v.2019 chromosome 18, fAcaLat1.1, whole genome shotgun sequence genome:
GATTGGCCCCTGCATTGGTGGAGGAGTTGGAGGCCGTCCTATCCGTGCTGCTCTCTGCCATGCATTTCAGGAACTGTAGAGAACATTCTGTACAAgttgagaggaggagggagaggaactGTCTAATGCATGGGGAGCACGagcaacatgtttgttttatctgtgcCACAAAATTGACAGCATTGGTAAACATGGCGTGTGTCGAAGTTGCACACAGTTTTTGACTTTAATTCCACTTTCATTTCAGTCTACTGGTCTCATGCCATGTGTTGCCCCCATGTTTTGCATAACTGCCCTgcactgtaatgcagccttgCAATGCGTTGCTTGCGTTAAAGCATGCATTCCAGCCCCCCTTCCTCACCCCACTTCCCCCCCCTGCTTTGGTTCCCTTTGTCCAGGATGAACTGCAGCTGTTACATAACATGTTTTTCCTTGTCGAGGGGTGaagcatatactgtatgtaacagTTCAAACTCCAGTAAAAAATATCAGCAGAGCACTCCTTGACTCAGCCATGTCCTGGTCAAACTTATCACAAGACAGCCTTTATgatactgtttgtttggagttgGCCCAAGTCCAAATAGCTGACGTAATACGTGCCTTTATTTCGATATCTTGAGAAAAGCCATCCTTGAGTTGATACTTACCTAGTTAGCTCGTTCCCTCTGCTGTCAATGTTAAAGCTTttactcaaaaataaaaacatgtggCTTCAATCTCATTTCAGTCTCCCCCCCTGGCTTCAAAGACAGAATGTTTTGTGCTCTTATTTCCTAGAACTCATTTCAGGGACAGCCTTCATCCCTCCCCTCTGCGCACACGCTGAACCCTCCTTTCCCCTCTAAAATTCCCTCCTGTAGAGGGTAATGATATATAACGCTGCAGATATGTATTTCGCAGAGATTCATAGGCCCAACTAGGCCCTATTTTGATTGTGATATTTCAGCATTCAGTCTGTTGTCTGTAACCTTTTTAGGAAGTCATATCTAAAGTTTGCTAAATGCAGAtcaaacatcagattttctctttttaaaaccaCAGGTACCCGCATCATCTATGACAGGAAGTTCCTGTTGGATTGTCGAAACTCCCCTATCGCCCGGACCCCCCCATGCTGTCTGCCCCAGATCCCAGGGGTAACAGTACCTGCTACACACCCCATAGGCAAATTGCAGGATCTCAAAGAagaggtagaggaggaagagaaagacatGGCAGGTAATCATACCAGTACTTAGTTCTTGTTTTCTCTTAGCTTGACTAGTTTTATACACACTCCTTAATGTCTGCGAGCACATACAGACGCATACAAAACAGATATATtgaggtttttttattttttttttaaatgaacttcaCAATGCACAATTTCTAGCGTTATCTAATAGAACAGCACACATTACGGCTTTCCTTCTCACCATGCTGCTTCCATGAACTTGCAACCCTTTTGTTTTCCACACTGAGTCGTCATGAGTATTCATCATGTGCTAATACGGCAAATAGGTGCAGCATGTGTCTCTGCAGTGCCATGCCTACATTTTTGCAGCCTGGCAGTTGTGCAGTGTCGAGGACTGGGTCAGGAGTGTTCAGTAATTATCGCCATGCACTCGTTTAGTCTTTCACGGGTCGTGCCTTCATGGACATAACAGGCTTTCAGAACTAGGCCAGTGGCTTTGTACTGAATGATTACTGTGTTTCATACCTCATAAGATGGGCGATCTCTTGTTTTCTGGCTGTTAGGTTGTTGTTGAGGGCTGAAGGATATCAATAACAGTAATGTAACAGTTATACGATTTTACTGAGGTGTCTGTATTCCTGACGGCCCTCTCCAGGGGATGTAATGCCCTGTTTGAGATCAAAGAGCTCATTTTGGCAGTGGTTCTCTTGTGGGGCTGCCTGATCCAAGGTTTGGGCTCATGGGCAAGTTGAGACAGCTATTTACTATTGAGTGAAACCGACCAAACAtcagtctgtctctccattCCTTCTGTCAAACCAAAGACCATAGGGATTAAGGAtgaccccctttttttccccccttccccCCTTGTCGGTGTTGGTAAACACAGGACAATTCATGCCGTTTGGATTTGTGAGCTACACCCTTTttagtctgtttgttttttctcttgacaGTTAGGGTTGATAAAGTCTGtactctgtgtcctctctgtagTCCGTTGAGGTGTGGTTGTGCTTAGGTTGCAAATACAAAACTTTTTGCTGCCAGCTGACTATCAGATATCTTCCTTATTAATCTTTTAACGgtttccttctctcccttcttcAACAGATGACAACCAGTTTGAGATGGACATCTGAGCTCCAGTACTACCTCCTGTGGAGAGTTATTAGTTAAAACACCTCCAAGGTCATTACTGACTGTAATGCATTGCatattaaagctttttttcaccttttttttaaataaaaagctttttgtgAGGAACCAAAAAGAATGGAAAAGTTAAACTATAGGATGTTTTTGATCctaaaaaaaagtatgttaAGCAAAGACATGGTGTTATGGGTTGATTTGGTTGCTCACTCacttcagagctgcagcaggatttgaaaaaaatctgttttgatttagctttttttttatcttttgtaaATAAGAAAATTGTACTATGTAGCCTATTTTTAAGTTGGGGAATATGAGATGATTACATTACGACATGTAGAAATTTTTACTGCAGGCATCAgttatgttttgttgtatttcccCAGAAATAAGGACAGCTTACTTTCTGTGATAGGCAAACACGCGTCTCCTAATAACTGGGGCCGTGCCTACTGAAAATCAGCTCTTACTGTTTTGTATGGAAATGTGAATAATTTCAAATAAAGGCTGTTCCAACAGTCGGcaattatgtgttttgttttttatttttcttattcaaaGGTTACTCTGataaatgtacacatttttattgtgtttacaagtcttggggagtactactgccTCTTGAAAAAAGTACTATTAAGCCGTTTGTGGCTTTcgaggaagctgcatgtaattgGATGAACTGCTTCCAGTGCTGTCACTCAGTTACGTTGTCGGCAGTGTTgatgccaggttttgaaaagaagaatgcatggaataaaaaaaggtgacGTGACAGAATGAGTTCAGCAGTGTTGTAGGAGTACAATGGAAGACCAATGGACTGCTTTtttgcccacaatgcaactcactGGAGGGAACTTATTagattgcatgcagcttcctctagagccacaaaaggctttctATGTGGAAAATTGATGGAGATACCCTTAGAATGTATACCTCATTATATATTAAGTAATGTTCACGACTAGAGCCTACCTATATATTGGTTGACTGATACTTGCCTATTGAATATATATTGTAGCGGAGTATTTTGTCCgatatgaaaacagtttttgttttattttacagattataATGCCGAAAAATAATACTGGGGTGATAAAGACATGGTatcaaatgtatgtatgtatactttaatatgtatatatgaagTTTTTTCAGGCCATTTATGATATTTAAAACTCCCAGTTAACTGTTTCATTGTACTGTAACAGTATATGAAGAATATAACATTTGTTCACATTGGAATCTTTTGTCTATTAGTGAtcacagtgtcagtgttgtCTAAAGTCTAGTAAAAAACGTTCATTATGTAATATTTTCTTCCCTCATATAGCTGCATGCTGTCAAGGAGCTCAACCATGTGCAAATATAACACTGAAAATTGATTACACATTTATAGTGGGAAACAAAGTCTAATTTACTTCTTAGCCAattaatttttgtgttttttttgttcatttgttaaaGTGTTTCCCTCAACTGAATTTGAAGTCTTTcataacatgaaactttgtCTTCTGAAGCGCTTTGCATATGTTTTATAAGAGCATACAGGGTAAATCTCTGCTTAATGTCTGTTCATGCCTGCTTACTGTACAGTGTCCACAACAACAGAGCCTCAGAACACCTTGTGTAATGGAAAAACATGTGGCCTCAAAAAACCTAAAGGTTAAGCAGTTCACCTGCTGCATAACCATCTATGTATGGAGTGGTATCTGTCTGTGCGCTGCCCCAACACAGCCAGACTGTGTTGAATTGATTACAATTTTTAAGTAGTCGCCTCGGGCAGATTTATTCGCTTTAAGATCAGTCTTATAACTCATAACTTTATGTTGCTCAAGATAGAATATTGAACAGTATCTCATCTTTGCACACGTCTTAATCAAGACTTAATGACTAGTGAAGATCGACAaatattttcagatttgttcAGTGGATTCAGACCATTAGCACACGTTAATGAAAGGCTGAAGGAGCCTTAGCCCTGTGTGCACTGTGTATTTGGCCTCTCACTTTATCCACAGGGTCAGGTCTACATACAGTATGCCTGCCTGTTTTAGACGCTTATCTGTAGAATACAAGAGCTGAATGCAGGAGCAGGCCTGCTCCTAAGGAATGAGGGCAGCTGCAGCCCAAAGACAAGCCAGACATATTAAAACCACCCTGCAATGTAGGGGTGGCATGTGGGGTGTGACACCTGCTGGTATTTGACCAGGCAGTCATCTCAAATATGTAATTGTGGATTTACTGAGGATGTACTGTATGGCTTGTGCTGAGGCAGATATGGCCACAATAAATAATTGTTTCAGCACTGATGACATGTCGGGGTGTATCTTCAGAactgagcagagagcagatAAGCAGGTCATGTATGATGTGGGTCAGTCTGCACAGCTGTTCTTATTCCACAGCCTTGCAGATGTGGCAAGAACTTTGATTTGCATTAAAGCTAATTACTGTTTTTCGGAAAGGAGGCTCTGATTTATTGACTTtatctgaaataataaaattcTGAGCAGGTTTACCATGTGCTTAGTATTTGGTCATTCTCATTTAATAGATGCAAAGTTAACGTGCTGTGAGCCATAGTGCAACTCTGCCCTACTGCAAACACCAGACCGACATGGGACCGACAGAGGCACAGAACGATAACGATAACTTTTTTGCCAGAAATCAGGGTAATGCTTAATcagttgacattttgtgtgCACTTGGCTGTTTTTGTCAAACGTGCCTACTGACCTGCATGTACTGTTTGAACaagtgtgcgtttgtgtgtttgtgcaaggaacATGTGAGAAGAAGACCAGGTGACTGAGAGGAACGCCACGTGATCCCGTCATGTAGTTTTGAGGGCTGTCCTGTCTGGCAGACACGGagatatgaaactgaaaataatacGCAAATCCACTCCTTATTTGTCATATGCACCATGATTAGTGGCCACTTTAATTTGATGTAAACATCACGTAAAAGTCACTGCAACGTCAAATCACTCATGCAAATGATTTCCAACACATAGTAAtctcttgtttttaattaacCTTGAATTTATGAGTGGGTTTACAACTAGAAATGTATCCAGAGGTGATGTATTGGCCACAGTAGGAGGTCCTTGCTAGTGCATATTTTTTCAGTGAGCATGTGACATTGACACATGAGCATGTAAGTAACTATCAGGACAAGGTACGCGTCATTGAGCCAAAACTGtttgcaacaaaacaaatgtttcacaatgcTTGTTTTAATGTCTAGACAAGTAATGCATTGTATAAACCTCCATACAGTGCTGTCTAACTGCATCACACAGATTACACTGAATCCAATTAGTGACcataaatgtgtaaatcttACACATTTCTTGTTTCTCACATAAAGCCGATCAATGGTTTGATTGTACatacatcaacaaaaacaacgcCTTGTCACATTAGCCACTCCACTACAGACGACCAGCCTTTTAGTTTCGGTGAACTCTGGTTAACTTGCTCCATTGCCCTTTTCCATAAACAAAATATCTtccgtcttcttctcctttcccCCCCTGCTCCCCCTACACTTTCCACTGTAAGAGGGTCAGCTTGACTGGTAGACGAGGCTCTATTTTTGTCATCCTGCTCCCGTCGAAGCCTTTGGTGCAGACTCAGGCTGAATTGCCGGGGTGACGATGTAAACagacactgtaacacacaaccTGTTTGATCACATCTATCATGGTAGGGAGGGGACAGGGACTGAAGTGGGCAGCTTGTTTGTctcatgtatgcacacacactctcagactttagattcacatttcatttatttaaacatttacacagcAGTAATTCAGACAGCTCTTTAAAAGAGTCACTTTTGTTAAGTCTGTTTACACCAGTGAAATAATGCTAAATTCCTTTATCACTGCTACGCTCTGAAATGAAAGTCACAAGCTGCTCTTTGGATCATGCTCGATTCATATACAAGGATGTTCAACATTGATTCAACCTGTCTCCTGGCTCCTCTTGGCGAGGTTTCAACAAAAGACGGTGTATtgaaattttgaaaatataaaaaaatcaaaagaagaagaaacacttttGACCTGTCAGCTTAAGCTAGGTTGATAACAAACCTTGGCTTTGTTCACTATGCAACAAATATATGCAGAATGACAAGGCAGAATATGCTGATTTACCATGAATTTGGCTCAATCTTAGGATAACGCCTGTGGCGGCCAATGGACCAGCCCAGTTACGACATTTGTttatcacattcacatgaaaTGCTTATCAGCCACCTTCCACATCAGGAGGCAGAGGTGATGGCTGCCAAACAGTATCTCTGTACTCTATCGTAACATACTTTACCATGTGTTGCATCTGTCAAAAGTCAGGTCCTTGTTTTTTGGAGTCACCACTGATCTACAActctgtctgtttacataaGCTGCCTATTGTACATACTCATAGTGCAAGCCTCATCACATGTTGCTTGACACTCTGGTATCACCTTGCAGAATAGAGACCATTTCCTTTTAAGTTCCACTGTCAGTGGCAGCTGGCATGTTGGCTCTCTGCCACCATGCTACTATATTCACACTGAAGTCATGTAATGTCATGCCTGGTGGAGGAACTGAAACCAAGTTTCACAGCCCTGTCTACCAGCTATATGACCCGTTGCATGTGTGCACGGTCCATATGCATGGGTgtgtttatctgacagctgtagTGACTTTGTACTTTACAGACTGATAATATACATACAAATCTTATCTCCATCTCATAGAATATGATACTTGTAAAGTGGAAAAGCAGCTGAAGCTATCAAATATTATAAAATTATTTAACACTTACAGATGGCACTCTGCAGTATAATGTGTACTTGATACTTGTGGCATATTCTGCTGATTGCACTGTTTAACATtctgaatgcaggacttttgtTTGTAATGGACTATTTTAAGCGGTGGTATTGCCACTTTTACTTTTCTTCCACCGCTGGCTTTCATGTGCTGCATATGTATATGCACTATACATGTGTGCACTTGcacttcagtctgtctgtgaggCGTCCCGTCGCCGCTCATCTAAAAAGGagcactgacactgacactgagttAAAGCCCAACATGTGCAGTGAGGCCCCTGAGCCATAGTTCTGGCTTGTCATAACAGAAACCGAGCAGGCTCACTCAGATATAGGCTACTCttctgtgaagaaaaacatagCTTAAAAATTGTTCAGACATAGTGTTTGGACCTTATAGACCAAATAATTGCCAATGACTGCATTAGTTCAAAGGCATTCAGTCTCCTTTGTCTTAAACTGTACTTTAAATGAAAGCTGAACCTTTCTCAACAAAGCTGTGTACCATTATTATTGTAACACTCTTTCTAAGAAAACTATTCAGGTCTTGAAAGTGTTTGGCTGAcagaaaaagatgtttaaatcaagtGCTCCTTGTGTGCTGGATCTACAGCAGAGGGCCCTCTTTGAGTAGCAGGTGTTGCTGATCATTACATTTCCATATCAAAACTAAACCACAACAAATGTCTAATACctaacaacacaacatttacacaacCGGTCGCCCTTTAAAAAGGCAGAACAGCAACAGCAAGCAGTTAAGAGTATAATAGACTGGGAATACACTGACATCTGCTGGAAGAAAGCCAGCAATACACCCAAACGGGTCTGCCGTTTGTGTCgtggatgaaaacacaatcGTGCGGTAAACAGGAGCTCCAAAattcttttaaatttttataCACACTCATTTGTTTATCAGCTAAAAGTTTTCATAAGCtcattaaaaatctgaaatcaaattCCAAGGGCGAAACAAATACGGTCACTAAGTAATGATTAACGTTTATTGGTCACTCATCTCAATTTATTTGTCACCCACCTGAGCTACCCTGCCCCCTCC
Encoded here:
- the eif4ebp3l gene encoding eukaryotic translation initiation factor 4E-binding protein 3-like, translating into MSTAAAKEVKSCPIPTKVLTLKDWSQLPDCYSQTPGGTLFSTTPGGTRIIYDRKFLLDCRNSPIARTPPCCLPQIPGVTVPATHPIGKLQDLKEEVEEEEKDMADDNQFEMDI